CTCGCCATTCGGGAAGCCCTTCCAGGCCAGAACCATTCCAGCATCGCTGCCTCGCTCACCAGCCTCGCCTTGGTCTACTCCTCCCGGGGGCAGCGTGCTCGTGCCAGGCCACTATATGAGCGCGCACTCGCCATTCAGGAAGCCTCCCTGGGCAAGAACCATCCCGACGTCGCTGCCGCGCTCGACCACCTCGCCTCGTTCTATAATTTCCAAGGGCTGCATGCCCGCGCCGAGCCGCTGTATGAGCGCGCGCTCGCCATTCAAGAAGCTACACTGGGCAAGAACCATCCCGATGTCGTCGACTCACTCACAAACCTTGCTCGGGCCTACTTCTTCCAAGGGCTGCATGCTCGCGCCGAGCCACTGTTTGAGCGCGCGCTCGCCATTCAAGAAGCCACACTGGGCAAGAACCATCCCGACGTCGCCGACTCGCTCAACAACCTCTCCTCGCTCTACATCAACCAGCGACTGCTTGCTCGCGCCAAGCCGCTGATTGAGCGCACGCTCATAATTTGGGAAGCGCTCGGAAAACATTCCAGTGTTGCTGCGTCACTCGACAGCCTTGCCCGAATCTACATCAACGAGGGGTTGCACACTCGGGCCGAGCAACTGATGAAGCGCGCGCTCGCCATTCGAGAGGCGACTCTGGGCAAGGACCATCCCGACGTCGCCGACTCGCTCATCAGCCTCGCCGGGCTCTACGACGCGCAGGGGCTCTCCGCTCGCGCAGTGGCTTTGCAGGAGCGCGCGCTCGCAATCTGTGAAGCTGATCATGGTAAAAACGACATCAGTACAGCCAACTCAAGCACCAACCTCGCTAGCCTCTACTTCCACCAGGGCGCCTACGCCCGGGCCGAGACATTGGAGAAGCGCGCTATCTCCATTTGGGAGTCTTCCCCCAACAGGTATTATCCCCTCGGTATAGATTCGCTCTACAGCAGCCTTGCGCGGAGCCAACTTGCTCAGCACCGGCTTGACGAGGCCGTTCCACTTCTGACACACGCATTCGCACTTTCCGAAGAACGCCTGCGACAGGAATCGCTCGACTTCTCTGAATCACGCTTGGAGAGATTCCTCCGGCGTCTCCGCTATGACGAGGAATACATCTATGCCATTGCCCGCGCGCATCCCGACAACGTCGGCGTGCAGCGACTGGCCCTCTCCTCCGTGCTGCTGCGCAAGGGCCGCTCCGTCGAGCAGATTGCCGACACCTCTCGCACTGTCTATCGCAGTCTCGGCCCTCAGGACCGTGACACCTTCGAACGACTGCGCGGCCTGCGCACTCAACTAGCCCAACTTTCTCTCAAGGGTCCAGGCTCACTTACCCCCGCTGACTACCAGCAGCGCATGAAGATCCTTGCCGACCAGGGTGACGCGCTCGAGGCTGATCTTGCCAGGCGCTCCGCGCCCCTGCGTGCACTGACCACGTTGCCGTCCCCCAGCGAGATCGTTGAGCGCGTTGCCGCCACCCTCCCTCCAGACGGCGCCCTCATTGAGTTCATCGCCTACGCGGACCGCCCCCTTGTCCAAAGCCGGCTGGTACGCCTGCCACAACATCCTTCCCAGCTTCGCTATCTCGCACTGATTCTCTTCCCGGATTCGAGCATCCGCATTCTCGACCTCGGCCCCGCGGACCGCATCGACCGTGCTGCCTCGAAGCTACGCAATGCCCTGGCCCGCCGTGACGCCGACTACCATCGTCCCGCACAGGATCTCTACGACCTCGCCTTCCGGCCCCTCCTGCCGCTCCTCGGTGATGCCCGCCGCATATTCCTGGCTCCGGATGGCCAGCTCGGCCTCATTCCCTTCGACACGCTCCATGATGGCGAGCGATTCCTCACCGAGGCCTTCGACTTCTCCTACCTCACCTCCGGGAAAGACCTGCTGCCTCGGCCCCAGGGACTCTCTTCGGCGCAATCCGTGGTCGTCTTCGCCGACCCTGCCTTCGAAGCTCGGCTGGACACAACCTCATCAACAACCAGCAATACCCCCTCCGACGTCCAGCGTTCCCCTGCCGTCGAGCGCTTCTTCTCGACACTGCGGAAACGCTGGGCCGGTGAACCCTGGACGCCGCTGCCCGGCACTCGCCAGGAAGCCGCGGCCATCCAGCGTCTTCTCCCTCAGGCGCAACTTTTTCTCGGCGCCGAAGCCACGAAGCAGCGACTCCTCCAGCTCATCACGCCAGGCATCCTCCACATCGCCGCCCACGGCTTCTTTCTGGATGACGCCGCAGCCACACCGGACGCCCGTGCCGTCGGCCACTTTGGCGGCCAGGGTCGCGGCACTCCGGCTTCGGTCCCAGCCGACCCGCTGCTCCGCTCCGGCCTCGTCCTCGCGGGTGCCCAGGCCCCCACGACGAGCGACTCCGGCACGTCCAACACCCAGGCCGAAAACTCCATGGTCACCGCCCTCGAGTTCGCGGGCCTCAACCTCTGGGGCACCCAGCTCGTCGTCCTGTCCGCCTGCGATACGGGCCGTGGCGACGTGAGGCTCGGTCAGGGCGTCTACGGCCTGCGCCGCGCCTTCATCATCGCGGGCGCGGAAACGGTGGTGATGAGCCTGTGGAAGGTGAACGACGACATCACCCGCCTGTTGATGGAAGACTATTACCGTCACTTGCTGGCTGGCCAAGGCCGGGCCGAAGCCCTACGCGACGCGATGCGGACCCTGCGCCAGACCCACCCGCATCCCTACTATTGGGCGCCCTTCATTGCACTGGGCCGTGACGCGCCGCTGCAATCGCTCACACCCGCCCCTGCGGAACAGCCCGGCCAGTAGCCGCGGCGCCTCTCGCCTTCATGGAATGCCCCGCAATGGGGCATTCGCACCCGTCGAGGCAGCAGGGCCCATTCCGGTCCGCGACTCCGGGGCACGTAAGTATTTCTGCATAACTCTGAGTCTCAGGCGCTCTTCACCGCTGAAGGCACCGGCCCCCAGCCGGTCGCTCATCTTCTGAGAGGTTCATCCATGAACGCGCTGAAGAAGTCCCTGTTCGCCTCCGTCTGCGTATTCCTCACCGCCCCCGCATCCGCCGCGAATCCGCCCGCCTCTTCGCATGGCTCGAAGTCGACCCGAGACCGCTACGCGCGCAGGTGTCAGGGCCTGTCCGCCGAGCGCGGCCTCATTCCCCAGGGCACGCTCCTCTGGGGCACGAAACGCTCCTGGGACGCAGCGCAGAAGACGGACGAGCGGCGCAGCGTGCTCGTCTCGGTCGACAGCGACCACGTGCGCGAGGCGGACGCCAACGTGAAGTCCGTACGTCCGCGGGGAGGCAGGCTGGTGGCCTGGCCCGATGCATCCCGGAGCCTCGTGGGCACGGTACTGCAGGGCACGTCCGGTGACGGCAAGCCGGTGGAAGTCGCCATCTGCGGCGCCGAGCCCGCCCATGAGGACCCCGAGGTGATGTGGTACCGCATCGAGGCCTGGAACCCCGTGGCGCGCGAGTGGGAGAACCCGTGCCTGGCCAACGGAGCCGTCCAGGACCCTCGGGCAATGGCCGTTCGCGGAGTCTGGGACTCCAGCGGGGCACACCAGGATGCGCCGGGCAAGCTGACGCTGGCGTGCGAGACGGGCGCCATCAGCAAGTGCATCTACTGGGGCTACAAGCCCTGGGAGCAGCGTAACGGCCAGTCCCTGGCCGACCTGCACCAGGCCTGCACGCGCATGGTGCGCGCCGACTACTGCGGCAACGGCCGCAGCCACACGCCCGAGCACACCCTCATCGACATGTACGACGTGCTCGGCGTGCTCTCGCGGATGACGGAGTCCACGGCGGCCTGGAACACCGCACGGGCCTCGTTCGAAGCGGCGTGGGCGCCGGACGGAGCCTCCTGCCTCGCCCGCACGCGCGACGGGCAGGACATGGAGAGCATCCTCCAGGAGTGCCCCGGCCGCTTCCGCACGGACGCGGCGGTGGATTTCGGCGACGGGGACCGGTGCACCGTGCGGCGCGACGGCGCGAGCACTGCGGTGTTGCGCAACCGCTCGTACGAACATCCCTGAGCTCCCTCCTCCACCACATGCGTCACACGCGCCTGGGTGTGAACTCCGTGACAGCGCCACTGTTCGGCGGGACGTAAGAAAGTCCCAGAGCCACCGTCCCTCTTGTGAGCAGACGACCCGCGGTGGCTTGCGGCCCCCCGGTCGCGAACCGGCTCACGGAGTGGTGACCTATGTGTCGAGTGCTCGGAGGGACGCTGGTCGTCGTCCTGTGCTGTCTGGCGGGATGGCCGACTGTCGAAGCACCCGTGGATGCACGACTGCTGGAGGCACGGGCCGCTTTCGACGAAGCAGCATGGCACCAGAGAGACGGGAGCTACGCCGACGCCATCCCCAGGAGCGAGCACGCGCTCGCGCTCCGGGAGGCGGTGCTCGGACCGAAGCACCCGGAGGTGGCCACCAGCCTGGACCAGCTGGGCACCCTCCTCGTGGAGCGCGGAGACACCGTGCGCGCGGGCGTCCTCCTGCAGCGTGCGCTCGACATCCGGGAAGCGGCGCCAGGGACGAACCCTCTGGACGTGGCCCGCTCACTCGGCAACCTCGCGGTCTTCCATGGCGACCGGCGCCACTACGGCCACGCCGAGTCACTGCATCGACGCGCCCTCGCCATCCAGGAGGCCGCGCTCGGACGGGAGCACCCGGAGGTGGCGCGAACACTCAAGAACCTCGCGCTCGTTCACGCTGACCAGGGCTTCCATGCCCGCGCCGAGCCGCTGTTCGAGCACGCGCTCCGCATTCAAGAGGCGGCGCTCGGGCGGAACCACCCTGAAGTGGCCCGAACGCTCCACAGCCTCGCCCGGCTCTACTCAGTCCAGGGACTGAGCGCCCAGGCCGAGCCGCTGTATGAGAGCGCGCGCCGCATCCAGGAGGAGAAGCTCGGCAGGGAGCATCCCGATGTGGCGCGGACGCTCAGCAACCTCGCGCGGCTCTACTCCAGCCAGGGCTTTGACGCCCGGGCAGAGGCGCTGCACCTGCGTGCGCTCCACATCCTGAAGAAGTCTCTCGGGCAGGATGCTCCCGAAGTCGCGTGGTCGCTCAACAACCTCGCCAACATCTACTCCCGCCGGGGGCTGTACGCCCGCGCCGAGCCGCTGCACCTGGGCGCGCTTGCCATCATGGAGAAGGCGCTCGGCGAGAAGCATCCTGACCTGGCCTGCGCGCTCAACAACCTCGCCCTCTTCTATTCGAGCCAGGGCTTCTACTCCTGGGCCGAGCCGCTGCTCACGCGCGCACTGACCCTCCAGGAAACGGCGCTCGGGACACGTCATCAGGACGTGGCGAAGGCGCTCAACAACCTCGCGCGCCTCTACCTCGACCAGGGGTTGAACGACCGGGCCGAGCCGCTGCTCACGCGCGCACTGGACATCCTGGAAGCAGCCCCCGGCGCGAGTCATTCCGAGGTGGCCCGGTCGACGCTCAGCAACCTGGGCTGGCTCCGCGTCGACCAGCACCGACTCGCGGAGGGCGTGTCCCTCCTCAGCGAGGCGTTCGCCATCTCCGAGCGACGCCTGCGCCAGGAAGCGCTGAGCATCTCCGAGTCGCGCCTCTCCAGCTTGCTCCAGCAGCTCCGGACGGAGGAGGAGCGCCTCTACTCCCTGCTCCGGGCGCACCCGGAGGATGCCGGCGTGCGGCGGCTGGTCCTCAGCGCCGTACTGCTGCGCAAGGGCCGCTCGGCCGAGGAGCTCGCGGACCTCTCCCGCACCATCTACCGGGACCTGGGAGAGAAGGACCGAGAGACCTTCGAGCAACTGCGCGACGTGCGCGCCCGGTTCGCCGAGCTCTCGCACGAAGGCCCTGGCACGCTGTCACCCGCCGACCACCGGCGGCGGCTGAAGGAGCTGGCCGAGCAGGGTGACGCGCTCGACGCGGAGCTGGCCCAGCGCTCCGCGCCCCTGCGCGCGCTCACCGCCCTGCCGCCTCCGGAGCAGATTGTCGACCGGGTCGCCGCCGCGCTTCCTTCCGGCGGCGTGCTGGTCGAGCTGGTGGCCTGGCTGGACCAACCCTTGGGCCCCGTGGCCGGCACGCGCGAGTCCCAGGGCCTTCACCGGGTCCACTACCTGGCCCTGGTGCTCTTCCTCGATGGGAGCATCCGCGCCGTCGACCTCGGCACCGCGTCGCGCATCGACCGGGCCGCGAAGAACCTGCGCGCGGCCCTGGCCCGCCGCGACAGTGGCTACAAGCGCTCCGCGCAGGCGCTGTACGCACTTGCCTTCCAGCCGCTGCTTCCGCTCCTGGGCAAGGCCCGGCGCGTCTACCTGGCGCCGGATGGCCAGCTCGGCCTCGTTCCCTTCGCGACGCTCCACGACGGCCAGCGCTCCCTCCTCGACTCCTTCGAGCTCTCCTACCTCACCTCCGGCAAGGACCTGCTGCCTCGCGCCGACGGCGTCTCCCCGGCTCGCTCCGTCATCGTCCTCGCGGACCCCGACCTCACCTCCCCGCTGGCCGCGTCCCAGGTGAAGACTTCCTCCAGCACGTCGCGCTCCACGGGCCTCGAGCGCTTCCTCGACACGCGGGGTGCCAGCGTGGCCAACCCGTCCTGGGTGCCGCTGCCGGGCACCCGACAGGAAGCCGAGGCCCTCCAGCGCCTGATGCCCCAGGCACAGCTCTTCCTCGGGAAGGAAGCCACGAGGGAACGACTGCTCGGAATCACCACGCCCGGCGTCCTGCACATCGCCGCCCACGGCTACTTCGAGGAGGATGCCACCCCGGTCAGCGGCTCGCGCGCGGTCGGCCACTTCGGTGGCTTCAATGGAGGCAAGTG
Above is a genomic segment from Pyxidicoccus trucidator containing:
- a CDS encoding CHAT domain-containing tetratricopeptide repeat protein codes for the protein MCRVLGGTLVVVLCCLAGWPTVEAPVDARLLEARAAFDEAAWHQRDGSYADAIPRSEHALALREAVLGPKHPEVATSLDQLGTLLVERGDTVRAGVLLQRALDIREAAPGTNPLDVARSLGNLAVFHGDRRHYGHAESLHRRALAIQEAALGREHPEVARTLKNLALVHADQGFHARAEPLFEHALRIQEAALGRNHPEVARTLHSLARLYSVQGLSAQAEPLYESARRIQEEKLGREHPDVARTLSNLARLYSSQGFDARAEALHLRALHILKKSLGQDAPEVAWSLNNLANIYSRRGLYARAEPLHLGALAIMEKALGEKHPDLACALNNLALFYSSQGFYSWAEPLLTRALTLQETALGTRHQDVAKALNNLARLYLDQGLNDRAEPLLTRALDILEAAPGASHSEVARSTLSNLGWLRVDQHRLAEGVSLLSEAFAISERRLRQEALSISESRLSSLLQQLRTEEERLYSLLRAHPEDAGVRRLVLSAVLLRKGRSAEELADLSRTIYRDLGEKDRETFEQLRDVRARFAELSHEGPGTLSPADHRRRLKELAEQGDALDAELAQRSAPLRALTALPPPEQIVDRVAAALPSGGVLVELVAWLDQPLGPVAGTRESQGLHRVHYLALVLFLDGSIRAVDLGTASRIDRAAKNLRAALARRDSGYKRSAQALYALAFQPLLPLLGKARRVYLAPDGQLGLVPFATLHDGQRSLLDSFELSYLTSGKDLLPRADGVSPARSVIVLADPDLTSPLAASQVKTSSSTSRSTGLERFLDTRGASVANPSWVPLPGTRQEAEALQRLMPQAQLFLGKEATRERLLGITTPGVLHIAAHGYFEEDATPVSGSRAVGHFGGFNGGKWPLPQADPLLRSGLVLAGARAPTPPGAARSQANRSLVTALELSGLNLWGTQLVVLSACDTGRGDVKLGQGIYGLRRAFIVAGAETVVTSLWKVNDDSTRLFMEEYYRFLLAGRGRTEALNLAMRKLRESRPHPYYWAPFIALGQDGPLQLAHPSP
- a CDS encoding ADYC domain-containing protein, whose amino-acid sequence is MNALKKSLFASVCVFLTAPASAANPPASSHGSKSTRDRYARRCQGLSAERGLIPQGTLLWGTKRSWDAAQKTDERRSVLVSVDSDHVREADANVKSVRPRGGRLVAWPDASRSLVGTVLQGTSGDGKPVEVAICGAEPAHEDPEVMWYRIEAWNPVAREWENPCLANGAVQDPRAMAVRGVWDSSGAHQDAPGKLTLACETGAISKCIYWGYKPWEQRNGQSLADLHQACTRMVRADYCGNGRSHTPEHTLIDMYDVLGVLSRMTESTAAWNTARASFEAAWAPDGASCLARTRDGQDMESILQECPGRFRTDAAVDFGDGDRCTVRRDGASTAVLRNRSYEHP
- a CDS encoding CHAT domain-containing tetratricopeptide repeat protein translates to MRSVLGWTMVVVLCCAPRVAAAEEATDARLLEAKTAFDEAAKLRKADQIAEAILQSERALTLREAALGASHPEVATSLNQLGGLYRRKRDMSRVEPLLQRALAIREAALGQNHLDVADSLTSLAWLYSSQELHARAEPLFERALAIREALLGQNHPDVAAALDHLASLYAFQGLHARAEPLFERALAIREALPGQNHSSIAASLTSLALVYSSRGQRARARPLYERALAIQEASLGKNHPDVAAALDHLASFYNFQGLHARAEPLYERALAIQEATLGKNHPDVVDSLTNLARAYFFQGLHARAEPLFERALAIQEATLGKNHPDVADSLNNLSSLYINQRLLARAKPLIERTLIIWEALGKHSSVAASLDSLARIYINEGLHTRAEQLMKRALAIREATLGKDHPDVADSLISLAGLYDAQGLSARAVALQERALAICEADHGKNDISTANSSTNLASLYFHQGAYARAETLEKRAISIWESSPNRYYPLGIDSLYSSLARSQLAQHRLDEAVPLLTHAFALSEERLRQESLDFSESRLERFLRRLRYDEEYIYAIARAHPDNVGVQRLALSSVLLRKGRSVEQIADTSRTVYRSLGPQDRDTFERLRGLRTQLAQLSLKGPGSLTPADYQQRMKILADQGDALEADLARRSAPLRALTTLPSPSEIVERVAATLPPDGALIEFIAYADRPLVQSRLVRLPQHPSQLRYLALILFPDSSIRILDLGPADRIDRAASKLRNALARRDADYHRPAQDLYDLAFRPLLPLLGDARRIFLAPDGQLGLIPFDTLHDGERFLTEAFDFSYLTSGKDLLPRPQGLSSAQSVVVFADPAFEARLDTTSSTTSNTPSDVQRSPAVERFFSTLRKRWAGEPWTPLPGTRQEAAAIQRLLPQAQLFLGAEATKQRLLQLITPGILHIAAHGFFLDDAAATPDARAVGHFGGQGRGTPASVPADPLLRSGLVLAGAQAPTTSDSGTSNTQAENSMVTALEFAGLNLWGTQLVVLSACDTGRGDVRLGQGVYGLRRAFIIAGAETVVMSLWKVNDDITRLLMEDYYRHLLAGQGRAEALRDAMRTLRQTHPHPYYWAPFIALGRDAPLQSLTPAPAEQPGQ